In Pseudomonadota bacterium, a single genomic region encodes these proteins:
- a CDS encoding DUF1778 domain-containing protein, protein MNSNTARLEARISKELHTTLKRAAELQNLTMTDFIITAVQEAAQNAIERTEVIRLSLADQERFAQALITPPEAAPALKRAFARHRKLIAE, encoded by the coding sequence ATGAATTCAAATACTGCGCGTCTTGAAGCGCGTATCAGCAAAGAACTACATACTACCCTTAAGCGTGCTGCCGAGCTGCAAAATCTTACCATGACTGACTTCATTATTACTGCTGTTCAGGAGGCTGCCCAAAATGCCATCGAACGAACGGAAGTTATCAGACTATCCCTGGCCGACCAGGAACGTTTTGCCCAGGCCCTCATTACGCCTCCCGAGGCTGCTCCCGCATTGAAACGTGCTTTTGCCCGTCACCGCAAACTGATTGCCGAATGA
- a CDS encoding GNAT family N-acetyltransferase, whose product MIEKPFRIIPLGKDHDRDLFNSGSKPLDDYFRKQVTQDIRKNVTACFVAISTKDHIAGYYTLASASVYLDDLPMKYKKKLPRYPTVPVVRMGRLAVDQGFRGQGLGGALLADALKRVIRSEIAAYALVVDAKDNTAAGFYRYHGFLDIANKPLTLFLPLDTVPV is encoded by the coding sequence ATGATTGAGAAACCGTTTCGGATAATACCACTCGGCAAAGACCACGACAGAGATTTGTTTAATAGCGGATCCAAACCGCTGGACGATTATTTTCGGAAACAAGTTACTCAGGACATAAGAAAAAACGTTACCGCGTGTTTTGTAGCGATTTCGACTAAGGATCACATCGCCGGATACTACACGCTTGCATCGGCGAGTGTGTATCTCGATGATTTGCCCATGAAATACAAAAAGAAGCTGCCCCGCTATCCTACCGTTCCTGTGGTGCGAATGGGGCGACTTGCCGTCGATCAGGGGTTCAGGGGCCAGGGACTCGGTGGAGCGCTGCTGGCCGATGCTCTCAAACGAGTGATTCGCTCTGAGATTGCAGCCTATGCTTTGGTGGTCGATGCCAAGGACAATACGGCTGCGGGTTTTTATCGATACCATGGCTTTCTCGATATAGCCAATAAACCGTTAACCTTGTTTCTGCCCTTGGATACAGTGCCAGTTTAG
- a CDS encoding TraM recognition domain-containing protein — MKASPTDLSELYNINEQGKIQPQHQKGLYLGDGVKLPIQQNFTRLGGQYLPDNIRGGHFGCFGTTGAGKTRFMAHLIYQDILSGGSVVLFDPKGDDSLIATVIQSAAESGRLDELMFRSPIYPDASVKIDPLAYYYIPDELIHHIVSGIRSREEFFENIATNITTVIITGLIAKFLAKGEKPLINLSDVKERITYKAMLDFVESLKMLRNNPDIKVRNMIDDALTAVFHITQYPQDFFSKVSSSLGTVLAQLTSSTTGQIIGKTYKNAFIKRLEEGKRVILICNTGSLLARKTASVIARILMSMIQSTLGRVLASGRVFDPPLSIYMDEGHNILYNGIEEMFSKGRAANVYLHFFTQSMSSMNEVVGENTTQSIMDNINTWVFMHENDERTARFIEDSSPLVTVWRKVVNTGGGNMSVSSREETER; from the coding sequence ATGAAAGCCTCACCCACTGATCTTTCTGAACTTTATAATATCAATGAACAGGGCAAGATACAGCCTCAGCACCAAAAGGGTCTATACCTGGGCGATGGGGTAAAGCTCCCGATTCAACAGAACTTTACCAGGTTAGGGGGGCAGTATCTTCCAGACAACATCCGGGGAGGGCATTTCGGATGTTTCGGCACGACCGGAGCAGGGAAAACGCGATTTATGGCGCATCTCATATATCAGGATATCCTGTCCGGCGGAAGTGTCGTCCTGTTCGACCCCAAAGGTGATGATAGTCTTATCGCCACGGTAATACAGTCTGCTGCCGAGTCGGGTCGTCTCGATGAATTGATGTTCAGATCGCCTATCTATCCCGATGCATCGGTCAAGATCGATCCTTTGGCATATTACTATATTCCTGATGAATTGATTCACCATATCGTCTCGGGTATCCGCTCACGTGAAGAGTTCTTCGAGAATATTGCGACAAATATCACGACGGTCATCATTACGGGACTCATCGCGAAATTCCTGGCAAAAGGCGAAAAACCGCTCATCAACCTGTCGGATGTAAAAGAGAGGATTACGTACAAGGCAATGCTCGATTTTGTCGAAAGCCTGAAAATGCTCAGAAATAATCCTGATATAAAAGTGAGAAACATGATAGATGATGCTCTGACAGCGGTCTTTCACATCACTCAGTATCCCCAGGATTTTTTTTCAAAGGTATCATCATCACTGGGAACTGTCCTTGCGCAGTTAACATCATCAACGACCGGGCAAATCATCGGCAAGACATACAAGAATGCATTCATCAAGAGACTTGAAGAAGGGAAAAGAGTTATTCTGATATGCAATACTGGCAGTCTTCTCGCCAGAAAGACCGCTTCCGTTATTGCAAGGATTCTCATGTCAATGATTCAAAGTACGTTAGGAAGGGTGCTTGCATCGGGAAGGGTATTTGATCCCCCTCTATCGATCTATATGGACGAGGGGCATAACATACTTTACAACGGAATAGAAGAGATGTTCAGTAAGGGGAGGGCGGCTAACGTATATCTGCACTTCTTTACACAGAGCATGTCGTCTATGAATGAAGTTGTCGGAGAGAATACAACTCAAAGCATCATGGATAATATCAATACATGGGTCTTTATGCACGAAAATGATGAAAGGACGGCACGGTTCATAGAAGACTCATCGCCGTTGGTTACTGTTTGGAGAAAGGTTGTCAACACCGGCGGTGGTAACATGAGTGTATCATCAAGGGAGGAAACCGAACGGTAA
- a CDS encoding AbrB/MazE/SpoVT family DNA-binding domain-containing protein — translation MAEMATTKMSSKGQVVIPEIIRKQLNLKAGSQFVVIGKDDLLILKTITEPDPDTFEALIASARQEAIKSGLRPSDIKKSILKACTPS, via the coding sequence ATGGCAGAAATGGCAACAACGAAGATGTCGTCCAAGGGACAGGTGGTCATTCCCGAGATCATACGGAAACAACTCAACCTCAAAGCGGGATCGCAGTTCGTTGTCATAGGCAAAGATGACTTGCTCATCCTGAAGACAATAACCGAACCCGACCCGGACACATTTGAGGCATTAATAGCAAGTGCCCGGCAAGAGGCAATAAAATCAGGCTTACGTCCGTCTGACATCAAGAAGTCCATTCTCAAGGCGTGTACACCGTCTTGA
- a CDS encoding type II toxin-antitoxin system RelB/DinJ family antitoxin: protein MSDTNTVVRSRIDPMVKNEASKILRSMGLTLSDGIRLFLHQTVAQKKLPFSVKTPNSVTIQAMESADREEGEQTTIEQISKDWDASCER, encoded by the coding sequence ATGTCGGATACTAACACAGTAGTACGTTCCCGGATAGACCCTATGGTCAAGAACGAAGCTTCAAAAATCTTACGATCTATGGGGTTAACCTTGAGCGATGGAATTCGATTGTTTTTGCATCAGACAGTAGCACAAAAAAAGTTGCCGTTTTCAGTAAAAACCCCGAATTCTGTCACAATCCAAGCGATGGAATCTGCGGATCGAGAAGAAGGAGAACAAACAACTATTGAGCAGATTTCTAAAGATTGGGATGCCTCGTGCGAACGATAG
- a CDS encoding type II toxin-antitoxin system YafQ family toxin: protein MRTIVQTSQFKTDLKKIAKSRKHNKNDFLAVLELLVNESPLPSKYRDHDLGEKWKHQRECHIKPDWLLIYRLENERLCLVRTGSHAELFVK from the coding sequence GTGCGAACGATAGTTCAGACATCCCAATTCAAAACTGATCTCAAGAAAATTGCTAAGTCACGGAAACATAACAAGAACGATTTTCTTGCTGTTCTTGAGCTTCTGGTAAACGAGAGTCCACTTCCCTCTAAGTATCGGGATCACGATCTTGGTGAAAAATGGAAGCACCAAAGGGAATGCCATATAAAACCGGATTGGCTGTTGATATATCGACTTGAAAATGAAAGGTTGTGCCTGGTTCGTACCGGTTCACATGCCGAGCTTTTTGTCAAATAA
- a CDS encoding type II toxin-antitoxin system HicA family toxin yields MSKHRKIFEAIFQEPVLSNILWSDIEAILTLLGAQISEGRGSRIRIALRGVRATFHRPHPQKETDRGAVKSIRRFLREAGVKHDDL; encoded by the coding sequence ATGAGCAAGCACCGGAAAATATTTGAGGCAATATTTCAGGAACCTGTGCTATCAAATATCCTCTGGTCTGATATTGAGGCAATACTAACGCTACTTGGAGCGCAGATAAGCGAAGGACGAGGTTCTCGTATAAGGATAGCATTAAGAGGAGTGAGAGCAACATTCCACAGACCTCATCCACAAAAAGAGACCGACAGGGGAGCTGTAAAATCTATACGCAGATTTCTCCGGGAAGCAGGAGTAAAACATGATGACTTATAA
- a CDS encoding type II toxin-antitoxin system HicB family antitoxin, translating to MMTYKGYFGKVEFDDEAMLFHGEIIGIRDVVTFQGKTVDEIQKAFHDSVEDYLDFCRERNEEPDKPFSGKFVVRVSPETHRKLFMSAKKAGQSINAWLNENIVRIIP from the coding sequence ATGATGACTTATAAAGGATATTTCGGAAAAGTTGAATTCGATGACGAAGCGATGTTGTTTCATGGGGAAATCATCGGTATAAGAGATGTGGTAACATTCCAGGGGAAAACCGTCGATGAAATTCAAAAAGCTTTTCATGATTCGGTAGAAGATTATCTGGATTTTTGCAGGGAGAGAAACGAAGAACCGGACAAACCTTTTTCAGGTAAATTTGTGGTGAGGGTTTCCCCTGAAACACATCGCAAGCTTTTTATGTCGGCAAAAAAAGCCGGACAGAGCATCAATGCTTGGCTCAACGAAAATATTGTCAGGATTATACCATAG
- a CDS encoding transposase, whose protein sequence is MDKKRKSRVRKAKHSMVSRAYRFRLDVTPSEGDKLFDTLHSCCLLRNTLAEDRLQNRVQCKEEKRQGEKKLHYLNRSDQYEAVKLYAKQAVAWGKLHSQVRQNVAVRVDEGYKRFFDAIKEGRKDVHPPNVIDEKRYRSFTYPQYGSAAFIRNGKIHLSGLGDFCVRDHRKIRGTKKTVTVKWMQGHWWVIVVAMIQEKDQVSLPSKDDSRQCCGGDPGLTSLLTEASGKKHDPPRSFTQNQSKLRTAQKKLSRQFEARKKAYAEAVQAAKAAGAKPPKLKEMPYSNRLKKQIMVVAKIHTRIENIRDYHHKKIASEIASKYSEFAVEEHGVKFMIRNRRQAKVASDRAIAKQKQLLCSKLGRRYHTTPTNRPGIGGNSQTCVCGASVPKTLKDRIHICPTCGLVANRDHVSANIIQLIAFGTISPTLYNGHPGRMSAGVESSKHGTAKAVRVSQGNPALESSVKRHSLHQVGRNTNGGKPTLKDKTSNHLQQIGVGA, encoded by the coding sequence ATGGACAAGAAGAGAAAGAGTAGGGTTCGGAAGGCGAAGCATTCGATGGTATCGCGTGCCTATCGTTTCCGCTTGGATGTAACGCCATCCGAAGGCGACAAGCTGTTTGACACGTTGCATTCGTGCTGTCTTTTGCGGAATACGCTGGCTGAGGACCGATTGCAGAACCGCGTCCAATGTAAGGAAGAGAAGCGGCAGGGAGAGAAAAAACTTCATTACCTGAATCGATCTGACCAATACGAGGCGGTAAAGCTGTATGCAAAGCAAGCCGTTGCCTGGGGGAAGCTGCACAGCCAGGTGCGCCAAAACGTGGCTGTTCGGGTTGACGAAGGTTACAAGCGGTTCTTCGACGCCATCAAGGAAGGCAGGAAGGACGTTCATCCTCCGAATGTTATAGACGAGAAGCGTTATCGCAGCTTCACTTATCCGCAATATGGATCGGCAGCGTTCATTCGCAACGGTAAGATCCACCTTTCCGGTTTGGGTGACTTCTGTGTACGAGACCACAGGAAGATTCGCGGTACAAAGAAGACCGTCACCGTGAAGTGGATGCAAGGTCATTGGTGGGTTATCGTCGTAGCCATGATTCAGGAAAAGGATCAGGTGTCTCTTCCCTCGAAGGACGATTCTCGCCAATGTTGCGGCGGAGATCCGGGGCTCACATCCCTCCTTACGGAAGCCAGCGGCAAAAAGCACGATCCGCCCCGCTCCTTTACGCAGAACCAATCGAAGCTGCGTACCGCCCAAAAGAAACTGTCCAGGCAGTTCGAGGCAAGGAAAAAGGCTTATGCAGAGGCTGTGCAAGCAGCGAAGGCAGCAGGCGCAAAACCTCCTAAGCTCAAAGAAATGCCCTACTCAAACCGCCTGAAAAAACAAATTATGGTTGTTGCGAAGATCCACACCCGAATCGAGAACATCCGGGATTACCACCACAAAAAAATAGCATCGGAGATTGCATCAAAGTACAGTGAGTTTGCCGTGGAAGAGCATGGCGTCAAGTTCATGATCCGAAACCGCAGGCAAGCGAAAGTCGCCTCGGACAGGGCCATTGCGAAGCAAAAGCAGTTGCTGTGCTCGAAGTTGGGCAGGCGCTACCACACAACACCGACCAACCGTCCCGGCATCGGCGGCAACAGCCAGACCTGCGTATGCGGTGCATCAGTACCAAAGACGCTGAAAGACCGCATTCACATTTGTCCGACGTGTGGTCTGGTAGCCAATCGAGATCATGTGTCGGCAAATATCATTCAGCTTATAGCGTTCGGGACAATCAGCCCGACGTTGTATAATGGGCATCCGGGCAGGATGTCTGCAGGCGTGGAGAGTTCGAAGCACGGTACAGCGAAAGCGGTTCGTGTGAGTCAGGGCAACCCGGCTTTAGAGTCCTCTGTGAAGCGCCATTCCTTACATCAGGTGGGAAGAAATACCAATGGTGGGAAACCTACATTGAAAGACAAAACCAGTAACCATCTTCAACAGATCGGAGTTGGCGCTTGA
- the tnpA gene encoding IS200/IS605 family transposase, with protein MKTVHHRTCVFSIGYHIVFCTKYRKKVLVPKVEEALKAIVAATGAEKGFETGAIEMGLDHVHLFVSAAPHVPVSDLVKWIKGISARKLFVSFPELKKRMGDHLWNPSYYVGTVGDMSADVVRGYIDGQEEKE; from the coding sequence ATGAAGACAGTACACCACAGGACATGCGTATTTAGTATCGGCTACCACATAGTATTTTGCACGAAGTACCGCAAGAAGGTGCTTGTGCCGAAGGTAGAAGAAGCATTGAAGGCGATTGTGGCAGCAACAGGCGCTGAGAAGGGATTCGAGACTGGCGCCATTGAGATGGGGCTTGATCACGTACACCTGTTTGTTTCTGCTGCACCTCATGTTCCTGTTTCGGATCTGGTAAAGTGGATCAAGGGGATTTCAGCCAGGAAACTTTTTGTGTCGTTTCCTGAGTTGAAGAAAAGGATGGGAGACCATCTTTGGAATCCCAGTTATTATGTAGGCACAGTAGGAGATATGTCGGCGGATGTTGTCAGGGGATACATTGATGGACAAGAAGAGAAAGAGTAG
- the cas6e gene encoding type I-E CRISPR-associated protein Cas6/Cse3/CasE: MNYLTRIYDIAGDDYQVHQKLKNIFDQDDILFQRGKFETVVLSTKAPTIHHSAVITGQISTFLDSIDCGSEFLFTARLNPVVTKRIDEKGKRYPVEQNRLRDWINHKLEDAGMIAEFIYSTEGPRISIKKEYKITLSSVFVTGMCQVKDVSRFKTALTKGIGHSKGLGFGMLNIFTNL, encoded by the coding sequence ATGAATTATTTGACCAGAATTTATGACATTGCCGGCGATGATTACCAGGTTCATCAAAAATTAAAAAACATTTTCGATCAAGATGATATTCTCTTTCAGAGAGGGAAGTTTGAGACAGTTGTTTTAAGTACCAAAGCGCCTACGATACATCATTCAGCGGTGATTACAGGGCAAATTTCTACTTTTCTCGATTCAATTGACTGCGGATCCGAATTTTTGTTTACCGCCCGGTTGAATCCAGTAGTAACCAAGAGGATCGATGAGAAAGGTAAACGATACCCGGTTGAACAAAACAGGCTTCGAGACTGGATCAATCATAAATTGGAAGATGCAGGGATGATTGCAGAGTTTATCTATAGTACCGAAGGGCCTCGCATTTCCATAAAAAAAGAGTATAAGATTACACTTTCATCTGTTTTTGTTACCGGAATGTGTCAGGTAAAAGATGTCAGCCGTTTTAAAACGGCTCTGACAAAGGGAATAGGCCATTCCAAAGGTTTGGGGTTCGGGATGCTTAACATCTTTACGAACCTATAG